A single window of Periophthalmus magnuspinnatus isolate fPerMag1 chromosome 9, fPerMag1.2.pri, whole genome shotgun sequence DNA harbors:
- the ube2l3b gene encoding ubiquitin-conjugating enzyme E2 L3b, which yields MAASRRLIKELDEIRKAGLKNFRNIQVEESNLLSWQGLIVPDNPPYDKGAFRIEIIFPTEYPFKPPKITFKTRIYHPNIDEKGQVCLPVISAENWKPATRTDQVIQALIALVNDPQPEHPLRADLAEEYSKDRKKFLKNAEEHTKKYGEKRPMD from the exons ATGGCGGCGAGCAGGAGGCTGATCAAG GAACTTGATGAGATTCGCAAAGCTGGACTAAAAAATTTCAGAAACATCCAAGTGGAAGAATCAAACCTATTGTCATGGCAAGGACTCATCGTTCCT GACAACCCACCCTATGACAAAGGGGCATTCCGAATTGAAATCATTTTCCCTACCGAGTACCCATTCAAACCCCCCAAGATCACATTCAAAACTCGCATCTACCACCCCAACATCGATGAGAAGGGCCAAGTATGTCTGCCCGTCATCAGCGCGGAGAACTGGAAACCTGCCACCAGAACTGACCAAG TAATCCAGGCCCTGATCGCTTTGGTGAACGACCCGCAGCCAGAACACCCCCTCCGGGCAGACCTCGCAGAAGAATACTCAAAGGACCGTAAAAAATTTCTGAAGAACGCAGAAGAGCATACAAAGAAATATGGAGAGAAGCGACCAATGGACTGA